The Streptococcus pluranimalium genome contains a region encoding:
- a CDS encoding Crp/Fnr family transcriptional regulator, giving the protein MISKEQYIYLRGLEDFKHFTIEQFDHIVAHIKYRKALKNHTLFFEGDKRDTLFLIETGHAKLEQADVSGDFIYTDYVRQGTIFPYGGLFLEEHYHFSAVVITDVTYFLIPMSLYEEYSQNNMNQMRHLCQKYSRLLQIHEIRLRNMVTSSARTRVVQSLATLLLEVPIEEGYLPFPITTTEIASMSATTRETVSHVLKELRNQGIVDLKGKKLLYSNKHYFKKFLE; this is encoded by the coding sequence GTGATTTCAAAAGAACAGTATATCTATTTAAGAGGATTAGAGGATTTCAAACATTTTACTATTGAGCAGTTTGATCACATTGTTGCTCATATTAAGTATCGTAAGGCCTTAAAAAATCATACCTTGTTTTTTGAGGGAGATAAACGTGATACCTTATTTTTGATAGAAACAGGGCATGCCAAGTTAGAGCAAGCAGATGTTTCGGGAGATTTTATTTATACTGATTATGTGAGACAAGGAACCATTTTTCCGTATGGAGGGCTCTTTCTAGAGGAACATTACCATTTTTCAGCTGTTGTTATTACAGATGTCACTTATTTTTTGATCCCTATGTCACTGTATGAAGAATATTCACAGAACAACATGAATCAGATGAGACACTTGTGTCAAAAATACTCACGCTTACTACAAATTCATGAAATAAGATTACGAAATATGGTTACTTCAAGTGCTAGGACACGTGTTGTTCAATCCTTGGCGACTCTTCTATTAGAAGTCCCAATTGAGGAAGGTTATCTACCATTTCCTATTACAACAACTGAGATTGCTAGCATGAGTGCGACGACTCGTGAGACAGTAAGCCATGTACTTAAGGAGTTACGGAATCAAGGCATTGTTGATTTGAAGGGAAAGAAATTATTATATAGCAATAAGCATTATTTTAAAAAATTTTTGGAATAA
- a CDS encoding B3/B4 domain-containing protein, with the protein MKTFIVDDSYWKLFPHSKIGVILIHNYQMNEDLVDELEQLLSLSNNLAKKHLQEEQFSQNDVIQTYRKAYQQFKTKKGARSSIEALLKRVDSGNPVTSISPLVDIYNAASLQFALPIGAEDLDTFEGDLRLTITNGGDEFYLIGDDENKPTLPGELAYIDNAGAVCRCFNWRDGARTMITDQTVNAFLVIELIDITKEAEFKKALDFIEEKTNYFLSAKTQQMILDQKHTKINLS; encoded by the coding sequence ATGAAAACATTTATTGTTGATGATAGTTACTGGAAGTTGTTTCCCCATTCTAAAATTGGAGTTATATTAATCCATAACTACCAAATGAATGAAGACCTAGTAGACGAACTAGAACAGCTACTATCCCTTAGTAATAACCTAGCAAAAAAACATCTCCAAGAAGAGCAATTTAGCCAGAATGATGTCATCCAGACTTATCGAAAAGCTTACCAACAATTTAAAACTAAGAAAGGAGCCCGTTCCAGCATTGAAGCACTTTTAAAACGTGTTGATTCAGGCAATCCTGTCACATCAATAAGCCCTCTGGTTGATATCTACAATGCTGCCAGTCTCCAATTTGCTTTACCTATTGGTGCAGAAGATCTTGATACATTTGAAGGGGATTTGAGATTAACCATTACTAATGGTGGGGATGAATTTTACCTTATCGGAGATGATGAAAACAAGCCTACTCTACCAGGTGAATTGGCTTATATTGATAATGCTGGTGCAGTTTGTCGCTGCTTTAATTGGCGGGATGGAGCCAGGACCATGATTACGGATCAAACCGTCAATGCTTTTTTAGTCATTGAATTGATTGATATCACAAAAGAAGCAGAATTTAAAAAAGCTTTAGATTTTATTGAGGAAAAAACTAACTATTTCTTATCAGCTAAAACACAACAAATGATTTTAGATCAAAAACATACTAAAATAAATCTGAGCTAA
- the arcA gene encoding arginine deiminase, producing the protein MSHTSPIHVFSEIGKLKKVMLHRPGKEIENLMPDYLERLLFDDIPFLEDAQKEHDAFAQALRDEGVEVLYLETLTAESLTTPEIKEAFIDEYLSEANIRGRATKKAIRKLLLSIEDNQELVEKTMAGIQKSELPDIPDEEKGLTDLVESDYPFAIDPMPNLYFTRDPFATIGKGVSLNHMFAETRNRETLYGKYIFTHHPIYGGGKVPLVYDRDETTRIEGGDELVLSKDVLAVGISQRTDAASIEKLLVNIFKKELGFKKVLAFEFANNRKFMHLDTVFTMVDYDKFTIHPEIEGDLRVYSVTYENDSLKIVEETGDLAELLANNLGIEKVELIRCGGENLVAAGREQWNDGSNTLTIAPGVVVVYNRNTITNAILESKGLRLIKIHGSELVRGRGGPRCMSMPFEREEI; encoded by the coding sequence ATGTCTCACACAAGTCCAATTCATGTTTTCTCAGAGATTGGAAAACTCAAAAAAGTCATGTTGCATCGTCCAGGTAAAGAAATTGAAAACCTTATGCCGGACTATCTTGAACGTCTTCTTTTTGATGATATTCCATTTTTAGAAGACGCTCAAAAAGAACACGATGCCTTTGCTCAAGCACTTCGTGATGAAGGTGTTGAGGTCCTATACTTAGAAACTTTGACTGCTGAATCCCTAACCACGCCGGAAATAAAAGAAGCTTTTATTGATGAATATCTTTCAGAAGCTAATATCCGTGGTCGTGCTACCAAGAAAGCCATTCGCAAGCTACTCTTATCAATCGAGGACAATCAGGAACTCGTGGAAAAAACAATGGCAGGTATCCAAAAATCAGAACTTCCTGACATTCCAGATGAAGAAAAAGGATTGACGGATTTGGTTGAATCTGACTATCCATTCGCGATTGATCCTATGCCAAATCTATACTTCACACGCGACCCTTTTGCAACTATCGGCAAAGGCGTTTCACTAAACCATATGTTTGCTGAGACACGTAATCGTGAAACACTTTATGGTAAATATATCTTTACGCATCATCCAATCTATGGCGGTGGAAAAGTACCTCTAGTCTATGACCGTGATGAGACAACACGTATTGAAGGAGGAGATGAGCTTGTTCTATCGAAAGATGTTCTAGCTGTCGGTATTTCTCAACGTACCGATGCTGCTTCTATTGAAAAATTATTGGTTAACATCTTTAAAAAAGAGCTTGGTTTCAAGAAAGTACTGGCTTTCGAATTTGCCAACAATCGTAAATTCATGCACCTTGACACAGTGTTTACAATGGTTGACTACGATAAGTTCACTATTCATCCAGAAATTGAAGGAGATTTGAGAGTTTACTCTGTCACTTATGAAAATGACTCTCTCAAAATCGTCGAAGAAACAGGTGATTTAGCTGAACTATTGGCTAATAATCTCGGGATTGAAAAGGTTGAACTCATTCGCTGTGGAGGAGAAAATTTAGTTGCAGCCGGTCGTGAGCAGTGGAATGATGGATCAAACACATTGACAATTGCACCAGGGGTAGTCGTTGTTTACAATCGCAACACTATCACTAATGCAATCCTTGAATCTAAAGGTCTTCGATTAATCAAGATTCACGGAAGTGAATTGGTCCGCGGTCGTGGTGGACCACGTTGTATGTCAATGCCTTTCGAACGTGAAGAAATTTAA
- the argF gene encoding ornithine carbamoyltransferase, with translation MTQVFQGRSFLAEKDFTREELEYLIDFSAHLKDLKKRGIPHRYLEGKNIALLFEKTSTRTRAAFTTAAIDLGAHPEYLGANDIQLGKKESTEDTAKVLGRMFDGIEFRGFSQKMVEELAEFSGVPVWNGLTDEWHPTQMLADYLTVKENFGKLEGITLVYCGDGRNNMANSLLVTGAILGVNVRIFSPKELFPSDEVVALAKGYAKESGAKLVITEDADEAVKGADVLYTDVWVSMGEEDKFEERVKLLTPYQVNMDLIKKADNEDLIFLHCLPAFHDTNTVYGKDIEEKFGVKEMEVTDEVFRSKYGRHFDQAENRMHTIKAVMAATLGNLFIPKV, from the coding sequence ATGACTCAAGTATTTCAAGGACGTAGTTTTTTAGCAGAAAAAGATTTTACCCGTGAAGAACTCGAATACCTCATTGATTTTTCAGCTCATTTGAAAGACCTTAAAAAACGAGGTATCCCACATCGTTACCTAGAAGGCAAAAATATTGCCCTCTTATTTGAAAAAACATCTACACGTACACGCGCTGCTTTTACAACTGCTGCAATCGATCTTGGTGCTCATCCAGAATATCTAGGTGCTAATGATATTCAATTAGGGAAAAAAGAATCAACAGAAGATACTGCTAAAGTATTGGGACGTATGTTTGATGGTATTGAATTCCGAGGATTTAGTCAAAAGATGGTTGAAGAACTTGCTGAATTCTCTGGCGTTCCAGTTTGGAATGGTCTTACAGATGAATGGCATCCAACTCAAATGTTGGCAGACTATTTAACTGTAAAAGAAAACTTCGGTAAACTTGAAGGAATTACCCTAGTTTACTGTGGAGATGGTCGTAACAACATGGCAAACTCACTTTTGGTAACTGGTGCTATCCTTGGTGTTAACGTGCGCATCTTCTCACCAAAAGAGTTATTCCCTTCAGACGAAGTTGTCGCACTTGCGAAAGGCTACGCTAAAGAAAGTGGCGCAAAATTAGTCATCACTGAAGATGCCGACGAAGCTGTTAAGGGAGCTGACGTCCTCTATACCGATGTTTGGGTATCGATGGGAGAAGAAGATAAGTTTGAAGAACGTGTTAAATTATTGACACCATATCAAGTCAATATGGATCTTATCAAAAAAGCTGACAATGAAGATTTAATTTTCTTACATTGTCTCCCTGCTTTCCATGATACTAATACCGTTTATGGTAAAGATATCGAAGAAAAATTCGGTGTTAAAGAGATGGAAGTGACAGATGAAGTCTTCCGTAGCAAATATGGTCGTCACTTTGATCAAGCTGAAAATCGTATGCACACCATTAAAGCCGTTATGGCAGCAACTCTTGGAAATCTCTTTATCCCAAAAGTTTAA
- the arcC gene encoding carbamate kinase has product MTNRKIVVALGGNAILSSDPSAQAQQKALEDTAKHLVKLIKNGDELIITHGNGPQVGNLLLQNIAADSDKNPAFPLDSLVAMTEGSIGFWLQNALQNALLDEGIEKEVASVITQVIVDKNDPAFNNLSKPIGPFYTEEEAKAEEKRTGATFKEDAGRGWRKVVASPKPINIKEIETIRTLLNSGSVVIAAGGGGIPVIQEDSGHLTGVEAVIDKDFASQTLAELVDADLFIVLTGVDYVFVNFNKPNQTKLERVSVAELEDYIKEEQFAPGSMLPKVEATMAFVNNKPNSKAVITSLENLGELIASDSGTIIVKH; this is encoded by the coding sequence ATGACAAATCGTAAAATAGTGGTTGCCTTGGGAGGAAATGCTATTCTTTCTAGTGACCCTAGTGCTCAAGCACAACAAAAGGCTTTAGAAGATACTGCCAAACACCTCGTTAAACTCATTAAAAATGGCGATGAGTTGATCATCACTCATGGTAATGGACCACAAGTTGGTAATCTCTTACTTCAAAATATCGCTGCTGATTCCGATAAAAACCCTGCCTTTCCATTAGACAGTCTCGTAGCTATGACAGAAGGATCTATTGGTTTCTGGCTTCAAAATGCCTTACAAAATGCTTTACTAGATGAAGGTATTGAAAAAGAAGTAGCATCTGTTATTACACAAGTTATTGTTGATAAAAATGACCCTGCTTTTAACAATCTTTCTAAACCAATAGGACCTTTCTATACAGAAGAAGAAGCTAAGGCTGAAGAAAAACGTACAGGTGCTACTTTTAAAGAAGACGCTGGCCGTGGTTGGCGTAAAGTTGTCGCTTCACCGAAACCTATCAACATTAAAGAAATCGAAACAATCCGTACTCTTTTAAACAGTGGCTCAGTTGTCATTGCTGCCGGTGGTGGCGGTATTCCTGTCATTCAAGAGGATAGCGGTCATCTAACTGGTGTTGAAGCCGTTATTGATAAAGATTTTGCTTCTCAAACACTCGCTGAGCTAGTAGATGCTGATCTTTTCATAGTGTTAACAGGAGTTGACTATGTCTTTGTAAACTTCAATAAACCAAATCAAACCAAACTAGAACGCGTATCTGTTGCAGAGCTAGAAGACTATATCAAAGAGGAACAATTTGCACCAGGTTCAATGCTCCCTAAAGTGGAAGCTACCATGGCTTTTGTCAATAATAAGCCAAACTCTAAAGCTGTCATTACTTCTTTAGAAAACCTAGGTGAGCTCATTGCTTCTGACAGTGGTACGATTATCGTAAAACATTAA
- the arcD gene encoding arginine-ornithine antiporter, translating to MSKEPKKLGIIALTALIISSSIGAGIFAIPTDMADAASPGGALMAWLIAGLGVLTLCLSIVNIINKKPELSGIVSYAEDGFGPFNGFISGWGYWLSAWLGNVAFATMMMKTIGRFLPAFGDGSNLLSILVASVILWGLYFLVNRGVESAASLNTIITLCKLLPLAFYIILAILFFDINTFMDNFWGTTSGSFELSSVIKQIQSSMMVIMWVFVGIEGAAMMSDRASSKAIVGKSTVLGLIGLLVVYIAASILPYGILAREQIAGLPNPAMGYVLAENVGSWFPIVVNIALIISIFGAWLSWTMLPAETTLIMAQRDLLPAKFGKLNNQGVPTYSLFFMTALTQVFMFTLLFTESAYQFAYALCTAAMFISWLYVVLYQTKLSKSLNDTKQMLLGLIGSVFFIWVIWASGIDYFLLCLIAYLVGIFFYIQARKQKGIKKVFSQAELILLVFLVAGALLAIFRLVTGQISF from the coding sequence ATGTCTAAAGAACCAAAAAAATTAGGGATTATTGCCTTAACAGCACTTATTATTAGTTCCTCCATTGGCGCTGGTATTTTTGCTATCCCTACAGATATGGCTGATGCTGCATCACCTGGTGGGGCTTTAATGGCCTGGCTTATTGCTGGTCTTGGGGTTCTAACTCTATGCCTATCTATCGTTAATATTATTAATAAAAAACCTGAACTCTCAGGTATTGTTAGCTACGCTGAAGACGGTTTTGGACCCTTTAATGGCTTTATCAGTGGTTGGGGATATTGGCTATCTGCTTGGTTAGGTAACGTTGCCTTTGCAACCATGATGATGAAGACAATCGGACGATTCTTACCAGCCTTCGGTGACGGTAGCAATCTATTATCTATTCTAGTTGCTTCTGTCATCCTATGGGGACTTTATTTCTTAGTTAATCGTGGTGTAGAGTCTGCCGCTTCTTTAAACACTATTATTACTCTTTGTAAACTTCTTCCCCTTGCCTTTTATATTATTTTAGCTATCCTTTTCTTTGATATTAATACATTTATGGATAATTTCTGGGGAACAACTTCTGGCAGTTTCGAACTATCATCTGTTATTAAGCAAATTCAAAGCTCAATGATGGTTATTATGTGGGTTTTTGTTGGTATTGAAGGTGCTGCTATGATGTCTGATCGAGCTAGTAGTAAAGCAATCGTTGGAAAATCAACCGTCCTTGGACTTATTGGACTTCTGGTGGTTTATATTGCTGCTTCCATTTTACCCTATGGTATCCTAGCACGTGAACAAATTGCTGGACTTCCAAATCCAGCTATGGGATATGTCCTAGCAGAAAATGTTGGAAGCTGGTTCCCAATTGTTGTCAACATCGCATTAATTATCTCTATTTTCGGTGCTTGGTTATCTTGGACAATGCTTCCCGCTGAAACAACCCTAATCATGGCCCAAAGAGACCTATTGCCTGCTAAATTTGGTAAATTAAACAATCAAGGTGTTCCTACTTACTCACTCTTTTTCATGACAGCCTTAACACAAGTTTTCATGTTCACTCTACTCTTCACCGAATCTGCTTACCAATTTGCCTATGCTCTCTGTACAGCTGCCATGTTTATCTCTTGGCTATATGTCGTTCTCTATCAGACAAAATTATCCAAATCCTTAAATGACACTAAACAAATGCTTCTAGGACTGATTGGTTCTGTATTCTTTATTTGGGTCATTTGGGCTTCTGGTATCGACTACTTCTTACTTTGTTTGATTGCTTACTTAGTAGGAATCTTCTTCTATATCCAAGCACGTAAACAAAAAGGCATCAAAAAAGTGTTTTCACAAGCTGAGTTAATTTTATTAGTCTTCCTTGTTGCCGGTGCCCTCCTTGCTATCTTTAGATTAGTAACAGGACAGATTTCATTTTAA
- a CDS encoding aminotransferase, which yields MKINAFGVEEWLNVWENDAIYDIAGSSIASMTLEEILELNPADKENLLNELLQKKMNYGWIEGSPEFKKEVAKLYQTVKPSQILQTNGATGANFLALYSLIEPGDHVISLYPTYQQLYDIPRSFGADVSLWKIREEDNWLPSLDDLRQLIKPNTKMICINNANNPTGAVMDRVFLEELVSIADQVGAYIVSDEVYKPLEDNIDVPAIVDLYDKGISTNSLSKTYSVPGVRVGWIVSNDQLADIFRKYRDYTMICAGVFDDLITTHVLKHKEFVLKRNHDIVSRNLKIVKDWVANEPRVSLIFPRHVSTSFIKLDIPEETESFCIRLLKEKGVLLVPGNRFDMPGYARLGYCTHTETLQKGLEKLSEFLREFD from the coding sequence ATGAAAATCAATGCGTTTGGTGTTGAAGAATGGCTAAATGTCTGGGAAAATGATGCCATCTATGATATTGCTGGTAGTTCAATCGCTTCGATGACTCTTGAAGAGATTTTAGAGCTCAATCCCGCAGACAAAGAAAACTTACTTAACGAATTACTTCAGAAAAAAATGAATTATGGTTGGATTGAGGGATCTCCAGAATTCAAAAAAGAAGTTGCTAAACTATATCAAACCGTTAAACCCAGCCAAATACTGCAAACCAATGGAGCTACTGGAGCTAACTTTTTAGCTCTTTATAGTTTGATAGAACCTGGAGATCATGTCATTTCGCTTTACCCTACTTATCAGCAACTTTATGACATTCCACGTTCTTTTGGTGCTGATGTTTCACTTTGGAAAATTCGTGAAGAAGACAATTGGTTGCCGTCATTAGATGACCTACGCCAATTGATAAAACCAAATACCAAAATGATTTGTATCAATAATGCCAATAATCCTACTGGTGCTGTTATGGACAGGGTATTTTTGGAAGAATTAGTCTCAATTGCTGATCAAGTTGGTGCCTATATTGTTTCTGATGAAGTTTATAAACCACTGGAAGACAATATAGATGTTCCAGCTATTGTTGACCTCTATGACAAAGGAATCTCAACTAATAGCTTATCAAAAACGTATTCTGTCCCTGGTGTTCGTGTTGGATGGATTGTTTCAAATGATCAATTAGCTGATATTTTTCGCAAATACCGTGATTACACAATGATTTGTGCAGGTGTTTTTGATGATTTGATCACCACACATGTTTTAAAACATAAGGAATTCGTTTTAAAACGAAATCACGACATTGTATCGCGTAATTTAAAAATAGTAAAAGATTGGGTAGCTAATGAGCCAAGAGTATCATTAATCTTTCCAAGACACGTGTCAACCTCTTTTATTAAGTTAGATATTCCAGAAGAAACAGAAAGTTTTTGCATTCGTTTACTCAAAGAAAAAGGCGTTCTTCTCGTTCCTGGAAATCGTTTTGATATGCCTGGTTATGCTAGGCTCGGTTACTGTACTCACACAGAGACTTTGCAAAAAGGATTAGAAAAACTATCTGAATTTTTGAGAGAGTTCGATTAA
- the trpS gene encoding tryptophan--tRNA ligase, translating into MTRPIILTGDRPTGKLHLGHYVGSLKNRVLLQNQDKYDMFVFLADQQALTDHAKESEMIKESIGNVALDYLSAGLDPEKSTIFIQSQIPELAELTMYYMNLVSLARLERNPTVKTEIAQKGFGESIPSGFLVYPVSQAADITAFKANLVPVGNDQKPMIEQTREIVRSFNYTYKCDVLVEPEGMYPENEAAGRLPGLDGNAKMSKSLGNGIYLSDDMDTVRKKVMSMYTDPNHIRVEDPGQIEGNMVFHYLDIFGREEDQTDIAAMKEHYQSGGLGDVKTKRYLLDILERELSPIRERRLEFAKDMGQVFAMLEKGSEKARAVAGQTLSEVKEAMGINYF; encoded by the coding sequence ATGACTAGACCAATTATTTTAACAGGAGATCGCCCAACTGGGAAATTACACTTAGGACACTATGTTGGATCCCTCAAAAATCGCGTCCTTTTGCAAAATCAAGATAAATATGACATGTTCGTTTTCTTGGCTGATCAACAGGCTCTGACAGACCATGCTAAGGAATCAGAAATGATCAAAGAATCTATAGGGAATGTAGCCTTGGACTACTTGTCAGCGGGTCTTGATCCAGAAAAATCAACCATTTTCATCCAAAGTCAGATTCCAGAATTAGCTGAATTGACCATGTACTACATGAACTTGGTATCGTTGGCACGTTTGGAACGCAATCCAACTGTTAAAACAGAGATTGCTCAAAAAGGCTTTGGAGAGTCTATTCCATCTGGCTTCTTGGTTTACCCTGTTTCACAAGCAGCTGATATCACAGCTTTTAAAGCTAATCTTGTACCTGTCGGAAATGATCAAAAACCGATGATTGAGCAGACACGTGAAATTGTTCGTAGCTTTAACTACACTTACAAGTGTGATGTTTTGGTCGAACCAGAAGGGATGTATCCAGAAAACGAAGCTGCTGGTCGTCTGCCAGGTCTTGACGGTAATGCTAAGATGTCTAAGTCACTTGGCAATGGGATTTATCTTTCTGACGATATGGACACTGTCCGTAAAAAAGTCATGAGTATGTATACAGATCCAAATCACATTCGCGTGGAAGATCCAGGACAAATTGAAGGCAATATGGTCTTCCATTATTTAGATATTTTTGGTCGTGAGGAAGATCAGACGGATATTGCTGCTATGAAAGAACACTATCAATCAGGTGGCCTTGGAGATGTTAAAACCAAGCGTTATCTTTTGGACATTTTGGAGCGTGAATTATCACCAATCCGTGAGCGTCGTTTAGAATTTGCCAAGGATATGGGGCAAGTCTTTGCCATGCTTGAAAAAGGTAGTGAAAAAGCACGCGCTGTAGCAGGACAGACGCTCTCAGAAGTGAAAGAAGCGATGGGAATCAATTATTTTTAA
- a CDS encoding GNAT family N-acetyltransferase has product MENVYQKLDKYRVLETERLVLRPVTMADAEEMYAYASDEENVRWTFAANQSLEETKNIIASIYLAHPLGRWGIELKETGQFIGTIDMHDLKEDVGRAEFGYTLDKHFWNQGYMTEAARVFATLFFEKLDMNCLIARHDKENPASGRVMQKIGMRFSHEEPYAKLDKKVPNRFITMMHYTLTKEDYFKEIDSVVN; this is encoded by the coding sequence ATGGAAAATGTCTATCAAAAATTAGATAAGTACAGAGTGCTAGAAACAGAGAGATTAGTGCTTCGTCCAGTGACAATGGCAGATGCTGAGGAAATGTATGCTTACGCTTCCGATGAAGAAAATGTGCGTTGGACTTTTGCTGCCAATCAATCGCTGGAAGAAACCAAAAACATTATCGCTAGCATCTATCTAGCTCATCCCTTGGGACGCTGGGGTATTGAGCTAAAAGAGACTGGCCAGTTTATTGGCACCATTGACATGCATGATCTAAAAGAAGACGTAGGTCGTGCTGAATTTGGCTACACCTTAGATAAACATTTTTGGAATCAAGGTTATATGACAGAAGCTGCAAGAGTTTTTGCAACCCTCTTTTTCGAAAAACTCGATATGAATTGCTTGATTGCTCGTCATGATAAAGAAAATCCAGCATCTGGTCGGGTCATGCAAAAGATTGGTATGAGATTCAGTCATGAAGAGCCTTACGCTAAGCTTGATAAGAAAGTTCCCAATCGTTTTATCACTATGATGCATTACACCCTCACTAAAGAAGATTATTTTAAAGAAATTGACAGTGTTGTCAACTAA
- a CDS encoding YitT family protein yields MSKKIKNFILLNIGSLVTAVGFNAFFFPNNIVTGGMSGLAISLHEIFGWDTATFMMVSNIPLLLICYFCLGKSIFVKTIYGSWILPIFIKLTQFLPTITETPILATLFGGLIVGAGLGIVFWSDSSTGGTGVIVQLLGKYTRISLGKSVILIDGIVTVIGFVAFDSDTVMYSIIGLITISYVINTIQTGVTTLVTVFIVSQNYQPIKHYITTTADRGVTEIPVKGGYSGTNQIMLMTTIAGYEFTKLQEAILKIDETAFITVTPASQALGRGFSLQKSHGRFDDDILMPM; encoded by the coding sequence GTGTCAAAAAAAATAAAAAACTTTATATTGCTAAATATCGGTTCCTTAGTCACTGCAGTTGGTTTTAATGCTTTTTTCTTTCCCAATAATATTGTTACTGGTGGAATGAGTGGACTTGCTATCAGCTTACACGAAATTTTTGGTTGGGACACTGCCACATTTATGATGGTATCAAACATTCCACTGCTACTAATTTGCTATTTTTGCTTGGGAAAATCTATCTTTGTAAAAACCATTTATGGTTCATGGATCCTTCCTATCTTCATTAAACTAACGCAATTTTTACCGACAATCACTGAAACACCCATACTTGCGACATTATTTGGTGGTCTTATCGTAGGAGCTGGTTTAGGTATCGTTTTTTGGAGCGATTCATCAACTGGAGGAACAGGCGTTATCGTTCAATTACTTGGAAAATATACTCGTATTAGTCTTGGAAAAAGTGTTATTTTAATTGATGGTATTGTCACAGTCATTGGTTTTGTTGCCTTTGATAGTGATACTGTCATGTATTCCATTATTGGTTTAATCACTATCAGTTATGTTATTAATACGATTCAAACAGGTGTTACAACACTGGTAACCGTCTTTATCGTTTCACAAAATTATCAGCCAATCAAACACTATATTACGACTACTGCAGATCGTGGTGTAACAGAAATTCCAGTTAAAGGAGGCTATTCTGGCACAAATCAAATCATGTTAATGACAACGATCGCTGGTTATGAATTCACAAAATTACAAGAAGCTATTCTAAAGATTGATGAAACTGCCTTCATTACTGTTACCCCTGCTTCGCAAGCTCTAGGACGAGGATTTAGCCTTCAAAAAAGCCATGGACGCTTTGACGACGATATTCTCATGCCAATGTAA